In Trichoderma atroviride chromosome 2, complete sequence, one DNA window encodes the following:
- a CDS encoding uncharacterized protein (EggNog:ENOG41) — protein sequence MRGPSDFIFNGKEAFKKRPPKESPTLSEDSSGHPGTYKEALGQIEKKMELQINKIFDRISEVRRDLEYRMRNVKKHVEATEARVEELSIQLNMLRAKQDAAEYNARARNQNTTVTSKEMFLCPLRNPETNEDVYCPATLEELESYRGSQLDALLRDLGEPIPTALKHKMEVIKWALGIRNANYK from the exons ATGCGCGGACCAAgcgacttcatcttcaatggaAAGGAGGCATTTAAGAAGCGCCCGCCCAAAGAATCACCCACGCTCTCAGAAGATAGCTCGGGGCATCCTGGGACATACAAGGAGGCGCTGGGCCAgatagagaagaaaatggaGCTTCAGATCAACAAGATATTTGACCGCATATCCGAAGTGAGGAGAGACCTGGAGTACCGAATGAGAAACGTGAAGAAACATGTGGAGGCCACAGAGGCCCGGGTAGAAGAGCTCAGCATTCAATTGAATATGCTCAGAGCCAAGCAAGACGCTGC AGAGTATAATGCCCGCGCGCGTAATCAAAACACCACGGTCACAAGTAAAGAGATGTTTCTCTGTCCGCTTCGAAATCCCGAGACCAACGAAGACGTCTACTGCCCGGCCACtttggaagagctggagagttACAGGG GGTCCCAACTCGATGCCCTCTTGCGAGACCTGGGAGAGCCCATCCCAACTGCGTTGAAGCATAAGATGGAGGTTATAAAATGGGCCTTGGGAATTCGGAACGCCAACTATAAATGA
- a CDS encoding uncharacterized protein (EggNog:ENOG41~TransMembrane:7 (n3-14c19/20o171-194i233-251o271-292i313-334o346-369i376-397o409-429i)~SECRETED:SignalP(1-19)), which yields MKLASAVLVVTSAYAPVAALQGFGAQSIGYFPYCATACNRALGSNFLSCSFDGYVPGGMMDSDSASATPTCRGSNMPFLSSLAYCISTHCNYDMGIIETWWAAKSTGSGGAFEPPKWSYQEALMNVTATPTHILTAKDNLTSTMLANETSYRNQFGTLFMVDREEFLHEKYGLVLLMVGVGIPLLATWLGYLPFVNPLIHKLKPYIIWPSTIGSYQVRPLPWLGGTALTRGQALYVAVMVILTVVFMAVHYETYQPNLWYPGQSVELMAYVVWRTGCYSLALLPVVLLFAARNNTLLWLTNWSHGTYILLHRWVARIFALLVIIHSILALVYYVKDGNYDSSLSEAWWIWGCVATVAISAMLITATPWVRRHSYEFFLLSHIVLAVFVLAGTWYHLFYLYMNMSGYEQWLYVAFGVWGLDRLFRVLRVLKNGIQRARITNIGGDIMRVDIEGIYWGFQPGKIVYAFFPTLQPLRPWENHPFSVLPTAMLERCNAAGPAPSRESNSSLGSCTRYDAEKNATSQQTLANQIATAADNQPTAGVTLFIRKSRGFTKKLTAGTDILALLDGPYPGNPSTAILQCDRVLLICGGIGITAILPWIDSHPNVKLAWSVNEYASYLVESVSKVLDRVVEKEVRIGRRLDITELLAVDAQAGWRRIGVVTCGPEGMCNDTRALVTAAAKRGDAQFELEVHAYSW from the exons ATGAAGCTGGCATCCGCAGTTCTAGTAGTAACGAGTGCATACGCACCCGTCGCTGCGTTGCAGGGTTTTGGAGCTCAGTCCATCGGTTATTTCCCCTATTGTGCCACGGCGTGCAACCGGGCGTTGGGAAGCAACTTCTTGTCATGCTCCTTCGATGGCTACGTCCCCGGCGGCATGATGGACAGCGActcggcctcggccacgCCCACATGTCGTGGGAGCAATATGcccttcctctcctctttggcGTACTGCATCAGCACCCACTGCAACTATGACATGGGCATCATCGAGACCTGGTGGGCGGCCAAGAGCACCGGGTCTGGCGGTGCCTTTGAGCCGCCCAAGTGGTCCTACCAGGAGGCTCTGATGAACGTCACGGCTACACCAACTCACATCCTAACGGCCAAGGATAACCTGACATCGACTATGCTTGCCAACGAGACCAGCTACCGGAACCAGTTCGGCACGTTGTTCATGGTGGACCGTGAGGAGTTTCTGCATGAGAAATACGG ACTTGTCCTTCTTATGGTGGGCGTTGGCATCCCGCTGCTCGCCACATGGCTGGGCTACTTGCCGTTTGTAAACCCTCTCATCCACAAGCTCAAGCCCTATATCATCTGGCCCAGCACCATCGGGTCGTATCAAGTCCGGCCGCTCCCCTGGCTCGGCGGAACTGCCCTGACAAGAGGCCAGGCGCTGTATGTGGCTGTCATGGTGATCCTCACCGTCGTGTTCATGGCAGTGCACTATGAGACGTATCAGCCAAACCTGTGGTACCCAGGCCAGAGCGTTGAGCTCATGGCATATGTTGTATGGCGCACCGGCTGTTACTCTCTCGCTCTGCTGCCCgttgttcttctcttcgccgccAGAAACAACacgctgctgtggctgacCAACTGGTCACATGGAACGTacattcttctccatcgctgGGTGGCCCGAATATTCGCCTTGCTTGTCATCATCCACTCGATCCTCGCTCTCGTCTACTATGTAAAAGACGGCAACTATGATTCCAGCCTGAGCGAGGCGTGGTGGATTTGGGGATGTGTGGCAACTGTCGCTATAAGTGCCATGTTGATCACCGCAACTCCGTGGGTGCGCCGTCATTCATACGAGTTCTTCTTGCTGTCACACATCGTGCTAGCCGTCTTCGTTCTTGCCGGCACGTGGTATCACCTCTTCTACCTCTATATGAATATGTCGGGCTATGAGCAGTGGCTGTACGTCGCCTTTGGTGTCTGGGGCCTCGACCGTCTCTTTCGTGTCCTTCGTGTTTTGAAAAATGGCATCCAGCGTGCACGCATTACCAATATTGGCGGCGATATCATGCGTGTAGACATCGAGGGCATCTACTGGGGATTCCAGCCGGGCAAAATCGTGTATGCTTTCTTCCCGACGCTGCAGCCGCTCCGCCCGTGGGAGAACCACCCCTTTTCGGTGCTTCCAACTGCCATGCTGGAACGTTGCAACGCCGCCGGTCCGGCTCCGAGCAGAGAATCTAATTCCTCGCTTGGTTCCTGTACCCGATATGACGCTGAGAAGAATGCAACTAGTCAGCAAACTCTTGCGAATCAAATTGCTACGGCGGCGGACAATCAGCCTACAGCGGGCGTCACGCTCTTCATCCGCAAATCAAGGGGCTTCACCAAGAAACTGACCGCCGGAACTGACATCTTGGCGCTCCTCGACGGGCCCTATCCAGGAAACCCGAGCACTGCAATCTTACAATGTGACCGCGTGTTGCTTATCTGCGGCGGAATTGGCATCACGGCCATCCTGCCTTGGATAGACAGCCATCCAAATGTAAAGCTAGCGTGGAGCGTAAATGAATACGCCTCGTATCTAGTCGAGTCAGTAAGCAAAGTTCTAGACCGTGTTGTCGAAAAGGAGGTGAGGATCGGCCGCCGTTTGGATATCACGGAGTTGCTCGCCGTGGACGCGCAAGCTGGGTGGCGGCGGATCGGAGTGGTGACGTGTGGACCGGAAGGAATGTGCAATGACACGAGGGCGTTGGTGACGGCAGCAGCGAAACGAGGAGATGCCCAGTTTGAGCTGGAGGTGCATGCATATAGTTGGTGA
- a CDS encoding uncharacterized protein (EggNog:ENOG41): MLFSLFSRLPLSVKVWAIQQIAFHVIGLGFEWLDNANALRKVRARETDTKPYKRLLPKVLLNQCLVLLPCMVFCEATGLCFTHKGYISTGRALLSLPVLAIGHDVVQYLTHRYLLHQPNLKLMRMLRHSVHHSTTAAKGISACYMSAPDFFLEIVLPYLVPLALVGGGGADLRFHSLVVASGAFGGIYEHSGYDLALAFQAVPQEKGDAWYWKLLASLVADIVSTRAHHEHHSRGQVSFSDGFGSPGLCDTIFGTRWDMVPKHREDVEREWRSQSEQQTANLKYM; the protein is encoded by the coding sequence atgctcttctcgctcttctcccGGCTTCCCTTGTCCGTCAAGGTCTGGGCAATCCAACAGATTGCGTTCCACGTGATCGGGCTGGGTTTCGAGTGGTTAGACAATGCAAATGCTCTCAGGAAGGTTAGAGCCCGAGAGACAGACACCAAGCCGTATAAACGATTGCTTCCCAAAGTCCTCTTGAACCAATGCCTCGTCCTCCTACCCTGCATGGTGTTTTGCGAGGCGACTGGGCTTTGCTTCACGCACAAGGGCTATATTTCGACAGGGCGTGCGCTGCTGTCACTTCCCGTTCTCGCCATTGGACACGACGTTGTCCAGTATCTCACGCATAGATATCTGTTGCACCAGCCAAACTTGAAGCTGATGCGTATGCTGCGCCACTCGGTCCACCATTCGACGACAGCCGCCAAAGGAATCAGCGCGTGTTACATGTCGGCTCCTGATTTCTTCCTCGAAATTGTTCTGCCCTACTTGGTACCGCTGGCGCTCGtcggtggcggtggtgctgACCTGCGCTTCCACTCGCTGGTGGTTGCTTCCGGCGCTTTTGGCGGCATCTACGAGCACTCGGGCTACGATCTTGCTTTGGCATTTCAGGCAGTTCCACaggaaaagggagatgcGTGGTATTGGAAGCTCCTCGCATCTCTGGTGGCCGATATAGTCAGCACTCGTGCCCACCACGAGCACCACTCGAGGGGCCAGGTGTCGTTCTCCGATGGCTTTGGCAGCCCGGGGCTTTGCGATACCATCTTTGGAACGCGCTGGGACATGGTCCCCAAACATCGCGAGGATGTCGAGCGCGAGTGGCGATCGCAAAGCGAGCAGCAGACGGCAAATCtgaagtacatgtag
- a CDS encoding uncharacterized protein (EggNog:ENOG41~TransMembrane:14 (i64-88o100-119i131-148o160-179i191-213o219-241i274-294o300-323i343-363o383-403i410-430o436-460i472-497o551-569i)), giving the protein MAAAPPVDSPMEAEAKYNTEAENVVREVKSSDDDQESNTINTTFQPGVQDIEAVTITWSRTWLIVAYVLIWITYFIQGLVTGVTGALLPYVTSAFAEHSLTPTTGILSAVIGGVTNLSIAKVLDIFGRSQGYLLCIVLCTVGLIMSAACNNVEAYAASQVFYTVGINGIGYSLSVFVADTSSLRHRGLMQAFVSSPNLITCWLSGPISTAFLNGAGWRWAFGMFTILVPAVTLPLSGLFMWQFSKAKKLGLIASRQSGRTPWQSIAYYCREFDAVGLFLLSAGVAFFLLPFNLYTNEAKGWRSALILSFLIVGIVLIILFVVWEKFFAPVSFLPWSILQDRTVLGACILSFVLFLSYFCWSSYFGSFLQVVNNLSITHASYVMQTYTVGGVVFAIGTGAFISYTGRFKPVTLYFGIPLTILGMGLLIYFRQADQNVGFIVMCMIFISFAEGVLVICDEIAIMAAVSEQQYFAISLAVLGLFSNIGSAIGLTISAAIWQGTMPGKLAEYLPTVDQENLLLIYESLPTQLSFPVGSPERTAIQHAYGDVQQRLMIAGTAVWVIGVVSVLMWRDIKVINIKQTKGQVV; this is encoded by the coding sequence ATGGCCGCCGCACCTCCCGTCGATTCGCCTatggaggcagaggcaaaatACAACACCGAAGCCGAAAACGTTGTTCGCGAGGTGAAGAGCTCCGACGATGACCAAGAGTCAAACACTATAAACACCACATTTCAACCTGGTGTCCAGGACATTGAAGCAGTTACCATTACCTGGTCGAGAACCTGGCTCATCGTCGCCTATGTCCTGATCTGGATCACCTACTTCATCCAGGGACTGGTGACGGGCGTCACTggtgctcttcttccctaCGTTACATCTGCGTTTGCTGAGCACTCGCTCACGCCAACCACTGGTATTCTGAGCGCCGTCATCGGAGGCGTCACCAATCTCAGCATTGCAAAGGTCCTCGATATCTTTGGTCGCTCCCAAGGATATCTCCTCTGTATCGTGCTCTGCACCGTTGGTCTGATCATGTCGGCTGCCTGCAACAACGTCGAGGCCTACGCTGCCTCTCAAGTCTTTTACACTGTCGGCATCAACGGCATAGGATACAGCTTGAGCGTGTTCGTCGCCGATACATCGTCGCTGCGCCACCGAGGCCTGATGCAGGCGTTTGTCAGTTCACCAAATCTGATAACCTGTTGGCTTAGTGGACCAATTTCCACGGCCTTCCTGAATGGAGccggctggcgctgggcaTTTGGAATGTTTACGATTCTCGTCCCAGCCGTCACCCTTCCTCTCTCTGGACTGTTCATGTGGCAGTTctccaaagccaaaaagcTCGGCCTCATTGCGAGTCGTCAAAGTGGACGCACACCCTGGCAGTCCATTGCTTACTACTGCCGCGAGTTCGATGCTGTTGgcctctttctgctctctGCTGGTGTTGCTTTCTTCCTGCTCCCATTCAACCTCTACACCAATGAAGCAAAGGGATGGAGGTCTGCTCTGATTCTCAGCTTTTTGATCGTCGGCATCGTCCTCATTATTCTTTTCGTTGTATGGGAGAAGTTCTTCGCACCGGTTTCATTTCTGCCGTGGTCTATTCTCCAAGACCGTACCGTCCTCGGCGCCtgcattctctcttttgtgcTATTCCTCAGCTACTTTTGCTGGTCTAGTTATTTCGGCTCATTCCTGCAAGTGGTCAATAACTTGAGCATTACTCATGCCAGCTACGTCATGCAAACATATACAGTGGGCGGCGTCGTGTTTGCTATCGGCACTGGCGCCTTCATCAGCTATACAGGCCGCTTCAAGCCTGTAACGCTCTACTTTGGTATTCCTCTGACAATCCTCGGCATGGGTCTATTGATCTACTTCCGCCAGGCTGACCAAAACGTTGGCTTCATTGTCATGTGCAtgatcttcatctcctttgcGGAAGGAGTTTTAGTCATCTGTGACGAGATTGCCATTATGGCTGCCGTTTCAGAGCAGCAATACTTCGCCATCAGTCTGGCTGTGCTGGGATTGTTTTCGAATATCGGATCTGCCATTGGTTTAACCATCTCCGCTGCCATCTGGCAGGGCACCATGCCGGGGAAACTCGCAGAGTACCTTCCTACTGTCGACCAAGAGAATTTACTCCTCATCTATGAGTCTCTCCCGACGCAATTGTCGTTTCCAGTCGGATCACCGGAGCGTACTGCAATTCAGCATGCCTATGGCGATGTCCAACAACGTTTAATGATTGCGGGAACTGCGGTGTGGGTTATCGGCGTGGTGTCCGTCTTGATGTGGCGAGACATCAAGGTCATTAACATTAAGCAGACGAAAGGGCAGGTGGTTTGA
- a CDS encoding uncharacterized protein (BUSCO:EOG092D27ZM), whose protein sequence is MSAEDERQVALNAYRAKLIESREWEAKLKNLRLEIKDLQKEYDRTEENIKALQSVGQIIGEVLKQLDDERFIVKASSGPRYVVGCRSKVDKTKLKQGTRVALDMTTLTIMRMLPREVDPLVYNMSLEDPGQVSFAGIGGLNDQIRELREVIELPLKNPELFLRVGIKPPKGVLLYGPPGTGKTLLARAVASSLETNFLKVVSSAIVDKYIGESARLIREMFGYAKEHEPCIIFMDEIDAIGGRRFSEGTSADREIQRTLMELLNQLDGFDYLGKTKIIMATNRPDTLDPALLRAGRLDRKIEIPLPNEVGRLEILKIHASSVVIDGDIDYESVVKMSDGLNGADLRNVVTEAGLFAIKDYRDSVNQDDFNKAVRKVMESKKLEGKLEYQKL, encoded by the exons ATGTCCGCGGAAGACGAGCGCCAGGTCGCCCTCAACGCCTACCGGGCGAAGCTCATCGAATCCCGCGAATGGGAAGCAAAGCTCAAGAACCTCCGATTAGAGATCAAGGACCTGCAGAAGGAGTATGACCGGACAGAGGAGAACATCAAGGCGCTGCAGAGCGTAGGACAGATCATCGGTGAAGtcctgaagcagctggaCGATGAGAGAT TTATCGTCAAGGCATCTTCGGGCCCCCGTTATGTTGTCGGCTGCAGATCCAAGGTTGATaagacgaagctgaagcaaGGCACGCGTGTCGCTCTCGATATGACGACATTAACCATTATGCGTATGCTCCCGCGAGAGGTCGACCCGCTAGTTTACAACATGTCACTGGAGGACCCTGGCCAGGTCAGCTTTGCTGGAATCGGTGGATTAAACGACCAGATCCGAGAGCTGAGAGAGGTGATTGAGCTTCCCCTGAAGAATCCGGAGCTCTTCCTCAGAGTCGGCATCAAGCCGCCCAAAGGTGTCCTGCTCTACGGTCCTCCCGGAACAGGCAAAACTCTCCTAGCCAGAGCAGTTGCAAGCAGTTTGGAGACGAATTTCCTAAAGG TTGTCTCGtccgccattgtcgacaaATATATCGGAGAATCTGCAAGGTTGATTCGAGAAATGTTTGGCTACGCCAAGGAGCACGAGCCTTGTATCATCTTCATGGACGAAATCGATGCCATTGGAGGACGACGATTTTCTGAGGGTACCAGTGCCGACCGTGAAATTCAGAGAACACTTATGGAGCTGCTCAACCAGCTAGACGGTTTCGACTACTTGGGCAAGACAAAGATCATCATGGCTACAAACAGACCGGATACTCTGGACCCTGCGCTGCTACGTGCTGGTCGTCTAGACCGAAAGATTGAGATTCCTCTGCCTAATGAGGTCGGACGACTGGAGATTCTCAAGATCCATGCCTCGTCTGTCGTCATTGATGGCGATATTGACTATGAGAGCGTAGTCAAGATGAGTGACGGCCTGAACGGAGCCGATTTGCGAAATGTTGTCACTGAAGC TGGTCTATTTGCGATCAAAGACTACCGGGATTCGGTCAATCAAGACGACTTCAACAAGGCGGTGCGCAAGGTGATGGAGTCGAAGAAGTTGGAAGGCAAGCTGGAGTACCAGAAGCTGTAA